Within the Streptomyces sp. NBC_00554 genome, the region GGACGAGGCCGAGCGGTTCGCCGGCCCGCAGCAGAGCTTCCTTCACCGCTTCGGCGTGCTGCCAGGGGCCGATGAACTCGTAACCGGCCTGTCCGGCCATGCCGTGGCGCAGGGCGTGGAAGTCCATGCCGTCCAGCGTCACGGGGGAGGAGTGGAAGAACTTGGTGGGAGGCAGCGGTCCGCCGAAGGCGCGCTCGACGAGATCGCTCGCCAGGGGCCCCTGGATCTGGTACCGGAAGAGCTTCGGGTCGGCGCCCTTGCGGAAGGCCGACGACGGGTCGGTGGCGTAGGTGACGTCGTACCCGCCCTTCTCCCCGTGGTACTGCACCCAGTGCTGCGCGGCGGGTACGCCGCTGAGGGTGTACTTGTTCTCGCCGTCGCGGGACAGGATTCCGTCCGTGACGATGTTCCCGTCCTTCGTGACGGGGATGTACTGCTTGGCCTGTCCGACGGCGAAGTTCTCGAAGTTGTTCGCGCCCACGTCCGCGAGCAGACGAGTGGCGTCGGGTCCCTCGATGAACATGTCGAACATGTGGTGGGAGAGGTTGAGGATCGCGACGCTCTCGTGCCACGCGGCCTGTTCCTGACGCCAGCCGGTGTACTCGCGCTCGACGACCTCCGGGAGCCAGGGTGCGGCATTCGGCTTCCACAGCAGTTTGACGGGCGATCCCGCCTTGTCGATGCCGTCCTGAAGACTGGGGGCTGCCATGCGGCTCCTCTCATCACCGCCTGCCTGGGGCGACTCGGTGGATCGGTCCAACTGGCGCCGTAGGAACCAGCTGAATCGATCTACCTCAGTGGCAGGCGCAGTTAGCTAAATCGATCTAGTTGGACGCTAGCAGAGGGGTACGGCGTTGGCGAGAGTCGTGCAATGATCTCTCTGCAGGAACTCGACGGGGCTGGATCGGGTTGCGCGTCGGCCCCGGCCCGGCAGTGGTGCGGCACATTGATCCGGAGCGTGGTGATGGCTGGTTCAGGGCGCGTGACGCTCAACGACGTGGCCGCGGCGAGCGGTGTGTCGCGGGCCACCGTGAGCTTCGTACTCAACGACGACCCCAACCAGACGATTTCGCCGGCCACGCGTGAGCGCGTACGACAGGCCGCGAGCGAACTCGGCTACGTTCCGCACGGGATCGCGAGGGCGCTGCGCGAGGGATCGTCCCGGATCGTTGTGCTCAACGTGGACTGGGGTCTTGAGGGCAACTACTCGCGCAGCTACGTCCGGGGTCTGGACGAGGAACTCGCCGCGCACGGCCACGTTCTGTTCGTCCGGCACGGACACTCCGCGCCTGAGGCCACCCAGCAAGTGCTCGATAGCATCACGCCACGGGCCGTACTGTGGTTCGCCGAGCCCTACTTGGCCGGTCACGAGCCCAGCGCCGAGGACTGGAAGAACGGCTTCGCCGGGCACGCGGCCCTGCAGATCCGCTACCTCGCCGACCGGGGCCATACGAACATCGCCATGGCACTGCCGGACGATGAATCCCCACTGACCGGCCTGCGGCTGCGCTTCGCCAACGAGACCGCGAGCACGCTGGGACTCCCTCCGCTCTCACCCTTCGTCGTCCCGCGCCCAAGGGCGGCCGGTACCAAGGCCGTTGAGGCGTTCAGAGTCGCGCACAGCGAAGTGACGGCGGTCGCTGCCTTCGACGACGACGTCGCCCTGCGCACCCTGACGGCGTTGCACGACCTCGGGCTGACGGCGCCTGACGACTGGGCCGTCATCGGATACGACGACACGGAGTATGGCGCCCTTGTCACACCGGCGCTCACCACCGTCCACATCGACGCCGAAGCCCACGGACGGCGCGCCGCGCGCGCGGCCCTCGGCCTCGACGCCGGGGACATCACCCAGGTGCCCGGGCGAGTGCTCGCCCGGGACTCGGCTTGAGGAGTACGGCTGCTCGCTGACGGTTCGTCAGTGAGCAGCCGCGTTCTTCCCGCGGCTGACGCGAAGGCGGGACCCGTCACAGCTTGTTGACGTCGGTCCGGCGGTTGTCCGGCTTGAAGGGAAGCGCGGTGACCGTCGCCCGGATCTCGCGCTGTGGTGTTCCCGGTCTGCCCCAGAGTACGAGGACCTCCGTGCCGGGTGTCGCGGACGCGGGGTCGATCACGCAGAGGGAGATCGTGGCGCGCAGGTTCGGGCTCAGTGTCCGGCCGGTGGAAACCCCGACCGGGTGACCGGAGATCAGGACCTGGTCGAAGCTCGGACCGCGGCGGCGCGGGATCTCCATCTGCTCGGGTACTTCGCCGTCGCCCACGAGTGACGTCAAGACGCCCGCGACGTCCTGACTGTTCCACAGCAGACCGACCAACTCCCGCGCGGGAGCGCCCTTCGCGGCGTCCGCGGCCAGCGCGTCACGGCCGAGGAAGTCACGGTCGGGGACGCCGTGACGGAAACCCCAGCCGAGTTCGCCCGGCTTGCGGAAGTAGTCGGTCACGCCGTTGACGGGGACGAAGCTGCCGCCGGGCGTCCCCCTCCGGAACTGCCTCGGTGCGCCCGGCGTCAGGATCGACGCCGGCAGATAGTCGAGCCCGTTCGTCGCGATACCGGCCTCGATGTGTTGCACGGGCTGTGCCCGGAAGCCGAGTTGCCGGATGCCGAACCCCTGCCCGGTCGCCACGACCGCCGACCAGATCTCGTTGGCGTGCTCGGTCGACCCGTGCAGTTCGTACCCGAGTTCACCGGAGATCCCGGTACGCAGCACCCGCACCGGGATCCCGCCGACCTGCGACATCCTGCTGCGGCCGAAGTCGATGTCGCGCAGGCTCTCTCCCGTGAGCTTCTCGAGCGTGAACAGCGACGCCGGGCCCTGGATGCCGAAGATGAACTGATCGGGGCTGATGTCGGTCGCCGCCACGTCCCAGCCGCCCTGGCCGAGTTGCCACAGCAGCCAGTCGCAGCTCCCGGCGGTGTAGACGAACTCCTGTTCGCCGACCCGGCACAGGACACCCTCGGAGGCGACCCAGCCGTTCTCGTCGAGCTGGACGTGGTGCTTGATCTGCCCCGTCTCGAAGCGCGACAGATCCCGCATGCCCAGCCAGCCGAGGAAGTCGAGAGCCTTCGGGCCGATGAGGCGCACCTTGTGGAGCGAGGTCCAGTCGCCGATGTAGCAGGACTCGACGTGGGCGGTGCTCTCCTCGCCCCACCCCGTGTACTCCTCCGGGAGCAGGATCTGCGCGAAGCGGCCGAAGGTGCCCCGTGTGTTGGCCGCGTCCTGGGCGGCGGCGGCCGGGCTGAACAGGGCCGGCCTCTCCGTGATGAACGGTGCCTCGTTCAGCCGGAGGGCCGCTTCGTATGTACTGCGCTGCTGCGCAAGCCTGTTCATTCCCAACTCCCACTCGACGGCGCTGTCGACTCTCTGGGGTCATCCCGTTGCTCACCGACGGGGCGCAACTAGAACGATTTAGCGAGACGCTAGCAGATGGTGCCCACAGCGGCGAGAGTCGTGCGGGACCGGTGTTGCGGCGCACTGTGCAAGCTATGAAGAACACCGGTGCAGGAGGCCTCCGCTAGAGTCGGCGCGTCCCCGGTCAGACACTCTGCCGCGGGTGGTTTCGCGCTGGGGGATGACGGCACGATGGGGTTCGAACGACTGGAACTGTCCGGCTACGAGATCCAGGAGGTCCTGGGTCAGGGCGGTTTCGCCACGGTGTACCGGGCGTCCCAACTTGCCGTGGGCCGCGAGGTGGCGCTCAAGGTCGACAGCAGAATGCTGGCCTCGCCCCGGGACCGGCAGCGCTTCATGCGGGAGGTCACCGCGGCCGGCCAGTTGTCCGGGCACCCGCATGTGGTGCCCGTGTACGACGCGGGGGTACTCGGCGACAACCGCCCGTACATGGTGCTGGAGTTGTGTCCCGGCGGCTCGCTGGGCGACCGGCTGCACCGCTACGGACCGCTGTCCGTCAAGGAGGCCTGCGACATCGGCGTGGGCATAGCCGACGCGGTGGCCGCGGCCCATGCCGCCGGGGTGCTCCACCGCGACATCAAACCGGGCAACATCATGATCAACCGGTACGGCGGGGTCGCCCTCACCGACTTCGGACTGGCCGCCATGCCCCGGCCCGACCGGGAACTCTCGGTCACCCGGGAGGCGTTGACGCCGGCGTACGCGCCACCCGAGGCCTTCCACATGGCCGAACCGGCCCAGGCCGGCGATGTGTACTCACTCGCCGCGACGGTCTACGCCCTGCTCCTCGGTCGCCCTCCGCACTTCCCCGAGGACGGCAGTCAGCTCAGTCTCGCCGAGCTGATCGTGCGTCACACCTGGCCCTACCCCGACCTGCCCGGAGTGCCGCCTGGGCTCAACGAGGTCCTCAGACACGCCCTGGCGGTGGACCCGGCGTACCGGATCTCCGACGCCGGCGTGCTGCGTGACGCCCTGGCCGCCGTGAACACGGGCACCGTCCAGCGGAGCGGGTTCGCGCAGGCGCCCCCCGCGACGGCCACAGTCCCCGCCGACCGGGACGCCGTGCCGTCGCACTACGCCCTGCAGGACTCCGTGCCCCCAACGGTGGCTCCCGGACTGCCGGATCGACCGGACGGGGAGGGACCGACGGCCACGGTGACGGGGTCGGGCGGCCCGAAGCCGAACAGAAACCGCCCCCGGCTGATCGCCGTGCTGGCGGTGGTGGCGGTCTCGGTGAGCGTGTCGGTCACTGTGATCAACTACCAGGGCGGGTCCTCGGGCCCCCCTGCGACCTCCCCGACCGCGACTCCGTCCACGGGCGCGAGCACCGCAGGGAACGCGGGTTTCGGTGGGGTGTCGACCAGCACGCAGAACTGCCCGGCCGCAGCGGTCGAGGCACTGGGCGGCCGGTGTGTCACGACCCCCGAGTGCTGGAGCGGCATCACGGACATCTCGGGGACCATCACCGTCAGCCGCGAGGACTGCCAGGTGAAACACGTCTGGGAGACCTTCGCCATCGCCCCGCTGCCCGAAGACGGAATGACGAACAACGCCCGGGACTTGATCAAGCACCCCGACGTCCGGTCGCTGTGCTCGCAGGACGTCATGCTCGAGTCCAGGTCGGGCGAGGGCCGGGAGGTGACCGCGGAGTGGCGGGCCGACATAATTCCGCCGAGCGCCGAGCAGTGGGCGGACGGTCTGAGGATCTTCCGGTGTGTCGCCGCGGCGAGCACGGAGGACGGAGAAATCACCGGCAGCCACTTCGGCGCGGAAGGTTGAACACCCTGAGTTTCCGATCGGCAGCTTAGGCTGCCACCCGGCCCCCAGCCCAAGGGCCCCGCACCGACCCCAGGAGCGCACAGCGTGTTCGACCCCGCACCGGAGTACCCGTACCTCGACAGTCACCGACCGGACGAGGCGCCCGCACCGCACGCACTGCTGGAGCCCGTGCTCGGCCTGCTGGGTTTCTGGCACGGCCGGGGCCAGGGCGGGTACCCGACTCTGACTGGGGACTTCTCGTACGCGCAGGAGGTCACCTTCAGTCACGACGGCCGCCCCTTCCTGCACTACGAGGCCCGGGCCTGGCTGCTGGACGCCGATGGCGCGCCGCTGCGTCCGTCGGCTCGGGAGAGCGGCTGGTGGCGACTTCAGCCCGACGGCCGGGTGGAGGCATTGATCACCCAGCCCACCGGCATCGCGGAAATCATGGTCGGGCGCGCGACCGACAACACGGTCGACCTCTCCACCCACGAGGTGGCCGTCGCCCCCACCGCCAAGAAGGTCGGCGCCACGCGCCGCCGCTACACGCTGACCGACGAGGGCACGCTCACGTTCGACCACGACCTCGAGGCGGTAGGTCAGCCGTTGCAGCACCATCTGTCGGCGCGACTGCGGCGCAGGGGCTGACAAGGTCCACCCATCAGCGGGCCTTGCGCGAGCGGGTGTGGACTTGGGGGAATCCCCTACGGTGTCGCCGTGAGTAGTTCGAGGACGCGTCTGGTCTTGGACCCCGGCTCGCAGTCCGCCGGGTCGACGCCGCGTCGGCGCAGACCGCTCTCCAGGGCGAGTTGGGCTATCTCCGCGCCCTGACGTCCGACACGGCGGGAGAGCTCGACGACGTCCAGGCGGGCCCCCGACGCGGAAGTCGCCACCCAGCGCTCGACGGCGAGCGGCATATGGGACCAGATGACGGAGGGCCACCAGCGCGCCTCGACCGGGCCCAGGACTGTCAGGTGGCCGAGCGGCACCGGACCGTTCGCGCAGTCGGCGAGAAAGCTCCGCTGGGCGTCGGTGAACAGGGCCTCCGGAGGAGGACCTTGGGCCAAGGCGCGTGCCACCGTACCTGCCGGGTGGCGGGCGTTGACGGACACGGAGAGCATCCGTCCCTCGCCGGACCAGTCCGATGTGAAGTCCAGCCGGTCGATTCCGGTGTCCCTCGGCGCGACCCAGTCAGCGGTCAGCAGGGAGGGACGGCACGGGCGCAGCCGCACGGTGGTGTCGTCGGGCCGCGCCCGTGTCTCACGCAGGCGCAGGATGACGCCGGAGTCCAGCATCGGCAGCCGGGCGGGACAGGCGTCGGACTGCTCGCAGAACCAGATGCGCCGGTCCAGGCCCCGCCCCAGGACCGCATCCCA harbors:
- a CDS encoding aminomethyl transferase family protein, with the translated sequence MAAPSLQDGIDKAGSPVKLLWKPNAAPWLPEVVEREYTGWRQEQAAWHESVAILNLSHHMFDMFIEGPDATRLLADVGANNFENFAVGQAKQYIPVTKDGNIVTDGILSRDGENKYTLSGVPAAQHWVQYHGEKGGYDVTYATDPSSAFRKGADPKLFRYQIQGPLASDLVERAFGGPLPPTKFFHSSPVTLDGMDFHALRHGMAGQAGYEFIGPWQHAEAVKEALLRAGEPLGLVQVGAFAYATPSVESGWIPSPVPGIYTDPDLLDYRKHIALYGVEGQRPLGGSFFSENIEDYYCSPYELGYGKMISFNHDFIGRDALQKAKDNVSRKKVTLMFNTDDVRKALGDDPGFVLSYSRNRVESGSALVGMTCQTASLDPVGTILSLTLIDKEYAEPGTEVSVVWGEHPGPGTAPDADLGFPRIRAIVQPAPFNQHARTLYRRNA
- a CDS encoding LacI family DNA-binding transcriptional regulator, translated to MAGSGRVTLNDVAAASGVSRATVSFVLNDDPNQTISPATRERVRQAASELGYVPHGIARALREGSSRIVVLNVDWGLEGNYSRSYVRGLDEELAAHGHVLFVRHGHSAPEATQQVLDSITPRAVLWFAEPYLAGHEPSAEDWKNGFAGHAALQIRYLADRGHTNIAMALPDDESPLTGLRLRFANETASTLGLPPLSPFVVPRPRAAGTKAVEAFRVAHSEVTAVAAFDDDVALRTLTALHDLGLTAPDDWAVIGYDDTEYGALVTPALTTVHIDAEAHGRRAARAALGLDAGDITQVPGRVLARDSA
- a CDS encoding aminomethyl transferase family protein — protein: MNRLAQQRSTYEAALRLNEAPFITERPALFSPAAAAQDAANTRGTFGRFAQILLPEEYTGWGEESTAHVESCYIGDWTSLHKVRLIGPKALDFLGWLGMRDLSRFETGQIKHHVQLDENGWVASEGVLCRVGEQEFVYTAGSCDWLLWQLGQGGWDVAATDISPDQFIFGIQGPASLFTLEKLTGESLRDIDFGRSRMSQVGGIPVRVLRTGISGELGYELHGSTEHANEIWSAVVATGQGFGIRQLGFRAQPVQHIEAGIATNGLDYLPASILTPGAPRQFRRGTPGGSFVPVNGVTDYFRKPGELGWGFRHGVPDRDFLGRDALAADAAKGAPARELVGLLWNSQDVAGVLTSLVGDGEVPEQMEIPRRRGPSFDQVLISGHPVGVSTGRTLSPNLRATISLCVIDPASATPGTEVLVLWGRPGTPQREIRATVTALPFKPDNRRTDVNKL
- a CDS encoding serine/threonine-protein kinase, which gives rise to MGFERLELSGYEIQEVLGQGGFATVYRASQLAVGREVALKVDSRMLASPRDRQRFMREVTAAGQLSGHPHVVPVYDAGVLGDNRPYMVLELCPGGSLGDRLHRYGPLSVKEACDIGVGIADAVAAAHAAGVLHRDIKPGNIMINRYGGVALTDFGLAAMPRPDRELSVTREALTPAYAPPEAFHMAEPAQAGDVYSLAATVYALLLGRPPHFPEDGSQLSLAELIVRHTWPYPDLPGVPPGLNEVLRHALAVDPAYRISDAGVLRDALAAVNTGTVQRSGFAQAPPATATVPADRDAVPSHYALQDSVPPTVAPGLPDRPDGEGPTATVTGSGGPKPNRNRPRLIAVLAVVAVSVSVSVTVINYQGGSSGPPATSPTATPSTGASTAGNAGFGGVSTSTQNCPAAAVEALGGRCVTTPECWSGITDISGTITVSREDCQVKHVWETFAIAPLPEDGMTNNARDLIKHPDVRSLCSQDVMLESRSGEGREVTAEWRADIIPPSAEQWADGLRIFRCVAAASTEDGEITGSHFGAEG
- a CDS encoding FABP family protein, giving the protein MFDPAPEYPYLDSHRPDEAPAPHALLEPVLGLLGFWHGRGQGGYPTLTGDFSYAQEVTFSHDGRPFLHYEARAWLLDADGAPLRPSARESGWWRLQPDGRVEALITQPTGIAEIMVGRATDNTVDLSTHEVAVAPTAKKVGATRRRYTLTDEGTLTFDHDLEAVGQPLQHHLSARLRRRG